A segment of the Scomber japonicus isolate fScoJap1 chromosome 5, fScoJap1.pri, whole genome shotgun sequence genome:
GGGTGTCTGAAATAATCTGCTATTCAGTAGTGCACTACGGGTTAAGAGGTTACGCACTTCAGGTCTGGGCTTTACAATTgttcattaacattttatttaaccaTTAGGAGTTAGGAttagcagttttttttactAATAGCAAAATTTGCAGCTATCAGGCTAAACAAAGAAAGACACCAAAAGTTGTACAAATTCCTCTTTACTTGTGAATAGAAACCCAAAGTCCACGTGATCCCATAATAATGTCAGTGCAGTCCAATCAAATCCAAAATCCAGTTCCCGTTGAGTGTGTGATGTTTTCCGATCCactggaatgtgtgtgtttgaaatcaGTCACCTGaaacaggagggagagaagaacagTTAACTACGACCAAATGTTTCGTCAgttttaaagtgaaaatgatgATGGGGTTTTTAACGAGGCGAGAGTTTAAAACTTACCTTCATACATAAATCCCCACCCAGAGTAGTAAGAACAGTACTCCGAAGCCCATGAACAGCGAGGCCACAAGGGAGATCAGCAGCTCTTTGTAGACATCCCTGGTGTATTTTGTTGAAGTCACCTCATAGCTGATGAAAGGTTAAGGGCTAACTCATATAAAAAggtacaaaaaaatgtatttaaaaaggcTTAATCGTTGCTTATTCACACGAGTGAACTCAACAGTAAAGGGAgttagatttaaaaatgatgcttAGACATAGTCCTTGTCTAGAGTATTATCACTTAGCATGCTGTAGTGACTCAGtggtaaagaggaaggagatCAATAAAGGATTGTAAGGTATGATGGTGACTTAAAACATTCTCAAATTTAGCCCATTTATAATGATTCAAAAAGCAT
Coding sequences within it:
- the tmem258 gene encoding transmembrane protein 258; this translates as MELEAMTRYTSPVNPAVFPHLTVVLLAIGMFFTAWFFVYEVTSTKYTRDVYKELLISLVASLFMGFGVLFLLLWVGIYV